The proteins below are encoded in one region of Apium graveolens cultivar Ventura chromosome 4, ASM990537v1, whole genome shotgun sequence:
- the LOC141719258 gene encoding uncharacterized protein LOC141719258, whose product MGNPRAIRIFGDLIKSHNPNFIFLSETLVGKDIEGIAEKFGYASSFTVDKVGRSGGLAILWKRSVSCNAVDSSLNHIDGHVMESSGPSWRLTCYYGYLEAAPDKKGPHPHPQHLMNGFRMAIEDCGLTELDLVGGDFTWEKSKGSLSWVRERLDRAFANSEWWQKFPLYKLTVTHTISSDHDPIILEPVCVNHSRKQF is encoded by the exons ATGGGTAACCCTCGTGCAATTCGTATATTTGGAGATTTGATCAAATCTCATAACCCAAATTTTATTTTCTTATCAGAAACTCTTGTTGGTAAGGACATTGAAGGTATTGCTGAGAAGTTTGGGTATGCTAGTTCGTTTACAGTAGATAAAGTTGGTAGAAGCGGGGGGCTAGCAATTTTATGGAAGCGTTCAGTTTCTTGTAATGCAGTGGATTCATCCTTAAATCATATTGATGGTCATGTGATGGAAAGCTCAGGACCAAGCTGGAGGTTAACATGCTATTATGGCTATCTAGAAGCAGCTC CTGATAAGAAAGGTCCTCACCCACATCCTCAGCATCTAATGAATGGGTTTAGAATGGCTATAGAAGACTGTGGTCTGACTGAATTAGACCTGGTGGGTGGTGATTTTACTTGGGAGAAAAGCAAAGGGAGTCTAAGTTGGGTTAGAGAGCGGCTTGATAGGGCATTTGCAAATTCTGAATGGTGGCAAAAATTCCCTCTCTATAAGTTAACTGTAACTCACACTATCAGCTCTGACCATGATCCGATAATTTTGGAACCTGTGTGTGTAAACCACTCTAGGAAGCAGTTTTAG